The Buteo buteo chromosome 3, bButBut1.hap1.1, whole genome shotgun sequence genome has a window encoding:
- the LOC142028947 gene encoding E3 ubiquitin-protein ligase RBBP6-like — MKGMQPAAADGRQPASPEYTDDNALIPKSSSVIVRRIPVGGVKATSKTYVMVPKSLKILGTAFRSQTEPVSGASKAVKKHNLTLSSTHCT, encoded by the exons ATGAAGGGgatgcagccagcagctgcagacgGGAGACAGCCCGCCTCTCCAG AATACACAGATGATAATGCCCTGATTCCTAAGAGCTCATCGGTAATTGTTAGAAGAATCCCTGTTGGAGGAGTCAAAGCTACCAGCAAAACATATGTTAT GGTTCCTAAATCACTCAAAATCCTAGGAACTGCTTTCAG aaGTCAAACTGAGCCAGTGAGTGGAGCatcaaaagcagtaaaaaaacaCAATCTCACTCTTTCTTCTACACACTGCACTTAA